The Dissulfuribacter thermophilus genome contains the following window.
TTAATTCCCAGACTGCAATGATGGTGGCACTGGCATTTCTGTTCCAACAGCAAATCGCAGTCTGGTTCTGGAAACTTGACAATCGCTTCCATCTACTGGTGGAAAACTGATAAATACAGTACATGGTACATTGTTTACGCTATAGGACTGGCAGTGTATGGTAGAGAAAAATGCCATTCACTGAATAGATCTGCAAGCAGTTGAAGTAAAGGGAGATGGACAAATACATAGAGAAAATCGAGGAAACCAGGTCATTTTTTGAGGAAAGATTATCTAGCCCCCCTGAGGCAGTTGTAATGCTGGGCACGGGACTTGGAGGGGTATCGAAGGCCCTGATGGGTTCCACCTCCTTTCCCTATGAAGAGATCCCCAATTTTCCAGTCTCTACCTCTCCAGAGCATCGGGGGGTATTACATATTGGTGAGATCCATGGCCATACAGTGGCCCTGTTTGAAGGCCGCTTCCACTTCTATGAAGGCTATTCCACAAGGGAACTCACTCTTCCCCTTCGAGTGATGGCACTTCTTGGGACAAAGGTGCTCATAGCATCCAATGCAGCTGGCGGGCTTGATCTGAGTTATTCTCCAGGTGACCTTATGCTCATCAAGGATCACATTAACCTGATTCCTGACAATCCCCTTAGAGGACCTAACGTGGATTCCTGGGGAGAGAGATTCCCGGATATGAGTAAGGCCTATTCTAAGAGGCTAAGGGATTTGGCTAAGAAAGTGGGGAAAGATTTAGGGATACCGATAAGGGAGGGCGTATTCGTGGCTGTGCCAGGGCCCAGCCTAGAAACCCCTTCTGAGACGAGATTCTTGAGGATAATTGGTGCAGATGCAGTGGCCATGAGTCTTGTCCCTGAGGTAATAGTTGCTGTCCACGCCGGTATGGAGGTGCTTGGCATTTCCGTTATAGCCAATGTCAACAATCCAGATGCCTTTGAGCCAATTCGTATCGAAGACGTCATCGAGGGGGCAAGACGGGCAGAAGAGGCCCTTACTAGGCTTGTATTAGAAATATTTAAGAGAGGGATCCTTGAAAAGAGTTGACCTTATCTTAACAGGTGAGTTTGTTGTAGTGGAGCCAGATGCTCCTCCAATCATGGACGGAGCTATAGTGGTTTCAGGAGATAGAATAGAATCTGTGGGCCCAAGGGAAGAGATTCTTGGGGGATATACTGCTGAAAAAATAATTGAGCGTCCCACCGGTCTTATCATACCAGGGCTTGTTAACGCCCATACCCATGTCCCGATGACCCTGTTCAGGGGATTAGCAGATGACCTTCCATTGAAGACCTGGCTAGAGGAGCACATTTTCCCCAGGGAGGCGAAGCTAACACCTGAACTGGTTTCCATAGGAGCAGAACTTGCCTGTGCAGAAATGATTAGATCGGGAACGACCTCTTTCATTGATATGTACCTATTTGAGGACACTATTTGTGAGGTCGTAAATAGGGTCGGGATGAGGGCGTGGCTGGGTGAAGGACTGTTCGACTTTCCATCTCCTGCCTTTCCATCTGGTTTTGATGCCCTCAAAGAGACTGAAAGGCTTATTGAAAAATGGGGTGATAACCCATTTATAACCATTACCATTGATCCCCATACTCCCTACACCTGTAGCCCGGAGCTCCTTAGGGCGGCACGAAAACTCCAGGAACATACTGGCGCCTATGTTGTGATCCATCTAGCTGAAACCCTTTGGGAAGACATGGAGATAAAAAAGAGATATGGTTGTACCCCTGCAAAACATCTTGATAATCTAGGACTCCTTGGAGAGCGTACTATTGCCGTTCACGTAGTACACCCAAC
Protein-coding sequences here:
- a CDS encoding purine-nucleoside phosphorylase; translation: MDKYIEKIEETRSFFEERLSSPPEAVVMLGTGLGGVSKALMGSTSFPYEEIPNFPVSTSPEHRGVLHIGEIHGHTVALFEGRFHFYEGYSTRELTLPLRVMALLGTKVLIASNAAGGLDLSYSPGDLMLIKDHINLIPDNPLRGPNVDSWGERFPDMSKAYSKRLRDLAKKVGKDLGIPIREGVFVAVPGPSLETPSETRFLRIIGADAVAMSLVPEVIVAVHAGMEVLGISVIANVNNPDAFEPIRIEDVIEGARRAEEALTRLVLEIFKRGILEKS
- a CDS encoding amidohydrolase; translated protein: MKRVDLILTGEFVVVEPDAPPIMDGAIVVSGDRIESVGPREEILGGYTAEKIIERPTGLIIPGLVNAHTHVPMTLFRGLADDLPLKTWLEEHIFPREAKLTPELVSIGAELACAEMIRSGTTSFIDMYLFEDTICEVVNRVGMRAWLGEGLFDFPSPAFPSGFDALKETERLIEKWGDNPFITITIDPHTPYTCSPELLRAARKLQEHTGAYVVIHLAETLWEDMEIKKRYGCTPAKHLDNLGLLGERTIAVHVVHPTEEDISLLGERGVRVVHCPESNLKLASGISPVKDMIEKGIKVLIGTDGAASNNNLNMLEEMSTAAKIAKGVVQDPTALPAKLVMKMATTLSGESLGVDGLGTLKPGAPADVVIIELDSPHLRPCYNPVSQVVYCAGQGDVSDVICGGRILMEEFALKTIDEKELFSRLKRALDEFI